The following are encoded in a window of Candidatus Zixiibacteriota bacterium genomic DNA:
- a CDS encoding 3-deoxy-D-manno-octulosonate 8-phosphate phosphatase (forms homotetramers; catalyzes hydrolysis of KDO 8-P to KDO and inorganic phosphate; functions in lipopolysaccharide biosynthesis), translated as MQKIQMLIFDFDGVLTDNYVYLTERGERIKRFWVPDGVGVFMAHRAGIKMAIITGNEDGSTRHRAEYLRISDVFQGVRDKVAVYEGLLHKYRLSDSDCLFIGDDLPDREIFRRRGLLTLAPPDAHPEILRLARWVGTMPGGRGIVREAIDALLAARMSPRRSLLAGRRR; from the coding sequence TTGCAGAAGATACAAATGCTGATCTTCGATTTTGACGGTGTATTGACCGACAACTACGTCTATTTGACCGAGCGCGGCGAGCGGATCAAGCGCTTCTGGGTGCCTGATGGCGTCGGCGTCTTCATGGCGCACCGTGCCGGAATCAAGATGGCGATCATCACCGGCAACGAGGACGGCTCAACGCGGCATCGCGCGGAGTACCTGCGCATCTCTGACGTTTTCCAAGGCGTGCGCGACAAGGTGGCCGTCTACGAGGGGCTCCTTCACAAGTACCGGCTATCCGATTCCGATTGCCTGTTCATCGGCGATGATCTCCCCGATCGGGAGATCTTCCGGCGTCGCGGCCTTCTGACTCTGGCGCCGCCCGATGCGCATCCGGAGATTCTGCGTCTGGCACGGTGGGTCGGGACGATGCCCGGTGGACGGGGGATCGTGCGCGAGGCGATCGATGCGCTGTTGGCGGCGCGGATGTCCCCTCGTCGGTCGCTGTTGGCGGGGAGAAGGCGATGA